One stretch of Penaeus vannamei isolate JL-2024 chromosome 7, ASM4276789v1, whole genome shotgun sequence DNA includes these proteins:
- the LOC113800822 gene encoding sodium/potassium-transporting ATPase subunit beta-like — translation MASGQDTNSAYARSGLKGAQGPPKPPEDESKIPTTNPRMKFERESFRRFLWNPDKKTVLGRTGLSWAKIGLFYVFFYLFLAGYFAFMMTVFYSTLDMHKNGRPKYTPTDGSILRHPGVSIRPRTTPEFMFAAIWFDSTNPASYEGFVESLDSFVKPYRDSKQSRSDCSSGTRPTGTSCKFDINLLGPCASDGAWGFDKLEPCILIKINKLLDWKPEPYTSKDLPDDAPQELLTHIQNLEQSGKDASYTWLSCKAVKGDCMIDYYPEPGFPQVYFPFDNSPGYLSPIVAIKISNLTVNVDVHVVCTLWAKNIVRNGYKKQLGEVIFVLSPDDYWLG, via the exons ATGGCATCTGGACAAGATACAAACTCTGCGTACGCGAGGAGCGGCCTGAAGGGCGCACAAGGTCCTCCAAAGCCCCCGGAGGATGAGTCCAAGATTCCTACCACCAACCCGAGGATGAAATTCGAGCGAGAAAGCTTCCGTAGATTCTTGTGGAATCCTGATAAGAAGACTGTTCTTGGGCGCACCGGCCTGTCCTGGG CCAAAATCGGATTGTTCTATGTGTTCTTCTACCTGTTCCTGGCCGGGTACTTTGCCTTCATGATGACAGTATTCTATAGCACCTTGGACATGCACAAGAACGGGCGCCCGAAGTACACTCCAACGGACGGTTCCATTCTCCGCCACCCTG GCGTGTCCATTCGCCCAAGAACAACCCCCGAGTTCATGTTCGCAGCCATCTGGTTCGACTCGACGAATCCGGCCTCGTACGAAGGTTTTGTCGAATCTCTGGACTCATTCGTAAAAC CGTACAGAGACAGCAAGCAGTCCAGATCCGACTGCTCCTCCGGCACACGCCCTACAGGGACCTCTTGCAAATTTGACATCAATCTCCTTGGACCTTGTGCATCTGACGGGGCATGGGGGTTTGATAAATTAGAACCTTGCATACTTATCAAGATTAATAAG CTTTTGGACTGGAAACCCGAACCGTACACGAGCAAAGATCTCCCGGACGACGCGCCTCAGGAACTTCTAACCCATATTCAGAATCTAGAACAGAGTGGAAAGGACGCATCT TACACGTGGCTGTCGTGCAAGGCAGTAAAAGGGGATTGTATGATAGATTACTACCCAGAGCCAGGTTTTCCGCAGGTGTACTTTCCATTCGACAACAGTCCTGGCTACTTATCCCCCATCGTTGCCATCAAGATCAGCAACCTGACCG TCAATGTAGACGTGCACGTGGTCTGCACTCTGTGGGCCAAGAACATCGTCCGAAACGGGTACAAGAAGCAATTGGGCGAGGTCATCTTCGTCCTTTCGCCCGATGATTACTGGCTCGGATAA